CTTGTGGCGCAAGCGCAACCTGCATCCCGAATCCAACGTGCAATTCGGCGAAGGTGGCGCAGGTACGTTTTCCGATGGCAAGCTCTACAGTCAGATTTCCGATCCGCATCATTACGGGCGCAAAGTGCTTGCCGAGTTCGTAAAGGCGGGCGCGCCGGAAGAAATCATCTATGTAAGCAAGCCGCATATCGGCACGTTCCGCCTGGTGACGATGGTGGAGAGCATGCGCAACACCATCGAGTCGCTCGGTGGCGAGATTCGTTTCGAGCACCGCGCGGACGACTTGCACATCGAGACCGATGCCCAGGGTATCCGCCATGTGCGCGGCGTGGTGCTGGCAAATGGCGAGCAGATCCGTACCGATCATGTGGTACTGGCGTTAGGCCATAGTGCACGCGACACCTTTGAGATGCTGCACAAGCGCGGCGTGTATCTGGAAGCGAAACCCTTTTCGATGGGTTTCCGCGTCGAACATCCGCAATCGATGATCGATCGCGCGCGTTTTGGTCCGCAAGCTGGCCATCCGCTTCTTGGCGCGGCGGATTACAAGCTGGTGCATCACTGCCGTAACGGCCGTTCGGTCTACAGCTTTTGCATGTGTCCTGGCGGCACCGTGGTCGCGGCAACCAGCGAGCCAGGACATGTGGTGACGAACGGCATGAGCCAATATTCACGCAACGAGCGCAATGCGAATGCCGCCATCGTCGTGGGTATCGAACCCAGTGATTTCATACCCTACGATGGTAGCGGCAGTCCGCTGGCGGGTATCGCGTTGCAACGTCACTGGGAAAGCCGTGCGTTCGAGCTTGGTGGTGGCACCTATGAAGCGCCAGGGCAACTGGTCGGCGACTTTATCGCCGGGCGTCCATCCACCGCCTTTGGTGAAGTGCAACCTTCCTACCAGCCCGGCGTGCATCTGACGGATTTGACGAGTGCCTTGCCCGATTACGCGGTGGAAGCCATACGCGAGGCGATGCCTGCGTTCGACCGCAAGATCAAGGGTTTTGCCCAGCACGATGCTATCTTTACGGCCGTTGAGACACGCACATCCTCACCGGTTCGCGTGCGTCGCAACGATGTCGACTACCAGAGTCTCAACACGTGCGGACTGTTCCCTGCCGGTGAAGGAGCAGGTTATGCGGGTGGCATTCTTTCCGCGGGTGTCGATGGCATTCGCGTGGCGGAAGCGGTGGCTTTGAGCATCGTCGGCATGCATCAGGAAACCTATGCTCACTGACGCACTCAAGGACAACATCCGCGAGGCTTACACACGTATCAAGGACGGGCTACCCGGTTTCCGCGCGCGTCCCGCGCAGTTGCGCATGATTGCCGAAGTAGCCAAGGCATTGGCTCAATCCGGTGGTGCGGCGGTGATCGAAGCCCCTACTGGCACCGGCAAGTCGATGGCCTATCTGGTCGCCGGTGCGGAAGTGGCCAAGGCGCAGAAGAAAAAACTGCTGATCGCAACCGCCACGGTGACTTTGCAGGAGCAGTTGGTCGAGCGTGATATTCCGTTGTATCTGAAGCTCAATGGTAGTGAAGCAAAAGTTGCGCTGGCCAAGGGCCGGGGACGCTATCTGTGCCCACGCAATCTACACATGGCAGCCGGCAGTATCGGCGAGAACAACCAGATGGGCCTGGGCTTCGATGCTGATCTTGCCTTGTGGAGCAAACCACCGGCGGAACGCGACAAGCAGGTGATACGCAAGCTCACCGATGCCTTCGATCGCAACGAATGGAATGGTGATATGGATGCCGCGCCAGAAACACCCGGCGATATGCTGCGCGCGCTGATCACCACCAGCGCCGGTGGCTGCACGTCGCGCCGTTGCGGACACTTCATGATCTGTCCGTTCTTCGCCGCGCGTCGCGCCGTTGCCGATGCGGACATCATCGTGGCCAATCAAGATCTGGTGCTTTCCGATCTCACCCTTTCCAGCGGCGAAGAAAGCTGGGGCGGTGTTTTCCTGCCCAAGCCTGAAGAAACTGTCTACGTGTTCGACGAAGCGCACCACATGCCCGACAAGACCATCGATCGCGGCGCGTCGGATGTGCCGCTGGGTTTGGCCGTGCGGCAAATCAATCGTCTGACTCGACAGGTGCACGCCGCTTATTCGTTGACCGACAAGGAAGTGATCGGCAAGCTCACGCTGGGCGCCGGCGACGAAAAACTGCAGGAACTCAGCGACGCGCTGGAGGCCCTGGAAAAGGACATCCGCCAATCCTGGCTGCCCGATCCGGGCCAAACCGAACCCATGTATCGCGGATCGCTGGGGCAGTTGCCGGAAATTTGGTCTCATCACGCCGGCATGCTGTATGTCTACACTGCGGAAATACAGCGCTGGCTGACGGCTGTGCGGCGAACCGTTACTGAAATGAGCGAAGGTGGCCCCACGCAGGAAGCCTTGTCGCGTGAACTGGGCATCGCACTGGAGCGTATCGATCGCCAGGTACGCACGTGGCATGCCTGGTCCAGTGATGATCCTGAGCATGCGCCGCCGCTCGCGCGCTGGGTCACGCTGTCGCCGGATCAGCAACTCGTTTGTCACGCTTCCACCGTTTCAGCCGGCGACTTGTTGCGCAATATTTTGTGGGACAACGCCAGTGCAGCGGTCATGACCTCAGCCACCTTGAGCGCAGGCGGCAATTTTCGCGGATTTGCCGACGCCGTGGGCCTGCCGGACGATGCGGTGACGATAAGCCTGCCTTCCCCGTTCGACCTGAGTGTGCAGGCACGCCTGGAGGTACCCGCCTTGTCCGCACTGCCCGATACACGCGAACAGCACGCGCAAGAAGTGACGGATTGGCTGGCGAAACACCTGGATTGGGATGCCGGCAACCTGGTGCTGTTTACCTCCCGCGCGAAACTCGAGCGCGTCTTGCAGCGCCTGCCTATCGACAAGGTGCGCAGAGTGCGTGCGCAAGGCTCGCTGGGCAAGACGCAATTGATTGCCGAGCACACGGCCGCTATCGAAGCAGGCAAAGGCAGCACCTTGTTCGGCCTGGCATCGTTCGGCG
The sequence above is a segment of the Dyella sp. M7H15-1 genome. Coding sequences within it:
- a CDS encoding NAD(P)/FAD-dependent oxidoreductase, with product MLRLTDIKLPLDHAEEALVAAIRTKLHVGSQAIRGYRIFRRGYDARKRGAIQLIYTLDVEVADEAKLLLRYTDDPHVRPTPDTNYRFVTRGTKGMIHRPVVIGMGPCGLFAGLILAQMGFRPIILERGKAVRERTKDTWDLWRKRNLHPESNVQFGEGGAGTFSDGKLYSQISDPHHYGRKVLAEFVKAGAPEEIIYVSKPHIGTFRLVTMVESMRNTIESLGGEIRFEHRADDLHIETDAQGIRHVRGVVLANGEQIRTDHVVLALGHSARDTFEMLHKRGVYLEAKPFSMGFRVEHPQSMIDRARFGPQAGHPLLGAADYKLVHHCRNGRSVYSFCMCPGGTVVAATSEPGHVVTNGMSQYSRNERNANAAIVVGIEPSDFIPYDGSGSPLAGIALQRHWESRAFELGGGTYEAPGQLVGDFIAGRPSTAFGEVQPSYQPGVHLTDLTSALPDYAVEAIREAMPAFDRKIKGFAQHDAIFTAVETRTSSPVRVRRNDVDYQSLNTCGLFPAGEGAGYAGGILSAGVDGIRVAEAVALSIVGMHQETYAH
- the dinG gene encoding ATP-dependent DNA helicase DinG; the encoded protein is MLTDALKDNIREAYTRIKDGLPGFRARPAQLRMIAEVAKALAQSGGAAVIEAPTGTGKSMAYLVAGAEVAKAQKKKLLIATATVTLQEQLVERDIPLYLKLNGSEAKVALAKGRGRYLCPRNLHMAAGSIGENNQMGLGFDADLALWSKPPAERDKQVIRKLTDAFDRNEWNGDMDAAPETPGDMLRALITTSAGGCTSRRCGHFMICPFFAARRAVADADIIVANQDLVLSDLTLSSGEESWGGVFLPKPEETVYVFDEAHHMPDKTIDRGASDVPLGLAVRQINRLTRQVHAAYSLTDKEVIGKLTLGAGDEKLQELSDALEALEKDIRQSWLPDPGQTEPMYRGSLGQLPEIWSHHAGMLYVYTAEIQRWLTAVRRTVTEMSEGGPTQEALSRELGIALERIDRQVRTWHAWSSDDPEHAPPLARWVTLSPDQQLVCHASTVSAGDLLRNILWDNASAAVMTSATLSAGGNFRGFADAVGLPDDAVTISLPSPFDLSVQARLEVPALSALPDTREQHAQEVTDWLAKHLDWDAGNLVLFTSRAKLERVLQRLPIDKVRRVRAQGSLGKTQLIAEHTAAIEAGKGSTLFGLASFGEGLDLPGKLCETVVITQLPFAVPTDPVGATYAEWLESCGRNPFLEVAVPEATRLLTQYCGRLIRSETDRGRIVLLDRRVVTRQYGSQMLKALPPFQRVIERST